The stretch of DNA CAGAGGGCAACCTAACAAGGAACTGGGTGAAAAGCAGTGTGTTGAGATAGTTGGACAGCGATGATTTCGCCGCACTTGGCTGCAGAAACTTCACAGGCTAGGCTTCAACGCGACGCGTTCTAGGCGCTACATTGTTGCAAATTAACTACGTTTCACCCATCTTACACGTTCCGACCTCAAGAAATTGAGGTCCGGTCACCCTGGGAACCGATGACAGTGGACTCTTCCCATCTAGCCGACGAAAATCGCAGCGAGATGCAAGGCGAAATACATCAAGGCCACGATTTTGAATCTGGCATGCTGATGCGCGTCAGGGCGTGGACAGATGTGATGGGGTGGTTGCGTTTGGTACGCATCCTGAGATTGTCGGCTTCACCACCCGCGATCGGTTTGGTGGCGGCGGTTTATTCCGTCTGGAATTTCGCTGTGGTTCGTTTCGCACCACCAGGTGTGATTGTCATGAAGTCGCAGTATGGCGACGTTTCCAGCTTGCCTCGCGACCTGGAAGCATTGTTGTTGACCGTGAATCCGGGATCATGGTGGATCATGCCCGGTCAGCAAACCGGCGGATTATGGCTGCTGGTGATCAGTTGGTCGTTGCTGATATGGACACCCGTCATTCTGATTTTGTCGCGTCAAGGCGCGCTGCTCGCAGCGGACCGTAGTTTGGAAAGTTTGCCGACGGTGGGATCGCGCTCGCTTCGAAGAACACCTTCAGCGTGGATCGCGTCAATCGTCCCTTCCGTGTGCGTGCTGGGATTCTGTTTTGTGATACTAGTGTCGGGCTGGATCTCGCGATTGGATTGGCTAGCGATACCGATGAGTGTCGTGATTTGTTTGGCAACGATTCCCGCCGGCATTTTGCTTTTCGGCGGTTGCTTCGCCGTCCCGCTTAGTTTTGCGGCCATCGCCAACGAATCGCAGCCTGATCCTCTTGATTCACTTAGTCGCGGGTACGAAGCCATTTATCGACGGCCGCTTCACTTGTTGATTTATCTATTTGTCGCTTTCGTACTTGTGACGGTTGCATGGGCGATAGCGATGGGAGTCGCTGAGTTTTCGGCCGCCGTGATGGAAGGAACTCTTTCGCTCGCGGGAGTTCACCCCGAATCCATCGGCCGCCCCTATCGTTTGATCTTTCACCTACCGATCATTGTCGCCATCACAACCTTGTGGGGAATGATCGGCGGAGTCTACCTGTTGTCTCGTGAGTCTACAGGTGAGCAACAAGTCGAAGACCTCTGGTCTCCACTGACACACGCCGATCCGCCGTTGCCCGTGCCGGAATCCGTGCCGGACTCCGTTGCAGCACCGTCGGTTGAAACAACCTCTGCAGAAGCCTAGTGCTGCCTCAACGAGGCTCGTCTTAGGTCGCCGGTCGTTTGTGTCCTAATCTTGGGACGCCGAAACTTCGTACCACTGAGTTTCGTAGCTGGAGTGAATTTGGAACTTAGCGATACCGTCGGCGATTTGCGTCGGAACTTCGTCGGTTCGGTTGCCTCTACCGTCCAACGCATAGACTTTGACGTCCTGCGTGGTGGTAAGTTCGATGGCCGCTTCGATACCGACAACTGTGGTGGGGCCATTACCCCAGTTCCTTCCAACGCTGGTGCGATCTTCGTTCCAACTCATGTCCTGGTTTTCAGTATGCGTGGTGGCTAGCAGCAGGATCTTCTGTGACTGCTCGAGTGGTCGGTTGTCCTGCGAGGTCGCGATCAGTGTGCCGTAATCCAACGCAAGTTCGGAAACGTCGGCGGTGAGTCCGTCCGTTTCATAGCGTCCGCCACCGATCGTACCCCAAACGCCTTGTGTCTTGGGAGTGTTGATTTTTAGGTGCCCTTCACGTTCGCCGTCGGACTTCCACGTTAGGCTTCCCGTTGGTGTGGATAAGTTCCTTGGATCAACTTCGGAAAGTGACGGCGATTCGTCTACGCTATGCGACGTTGCCAGCCGATATTGAAAGGCTTGAGTGCCGTCGATTGGCTTGTCGGTCGGTGCAAGCTTGAGTTGCTCGAGCGGTGCCAAGTCGCCGCGTGCGAACACGTTTGCGAATGCCATGAAGTTCGCAAGCTTGACAGGTTGGCCGTTAAAGCTGAAGAAATTCTTCGTGTAGTCGCGTGTCCATGCCTCGGTATCTTTAGCGTCCGCTTCGTAGTCGAAAAAGAACACGGCATCCCAGTCCTGCAAAGCTCCCAGTACAGCAGCCATGGGGATACAGCCTGACGAATAGGGGCTTGGTTCAGGGTAGTTCCATTCGCTCAACGTGAACGGTTTGTTCGCGATCCGCCAGCTCGTTCGCATCAACAACGAATTTGCTGGCCAAGACGATCGCGTGGGGTCCGCTTCCATCGGATCATTGCCAACTGTCCATCGTTCCGGATTCCAGTCACCGCCTGAGGGAAACATCGGATGGTGCCAATAGTTGTGCAGGTCGATAAAATCGTTCAGTCGGTTATTGACTTCCGGTGTGTGGTAGTTGATTTGACTGGCCGTGATGGGAACTTTGACGCCAAGGTCCTCTTGCAGGAAACGCTTGAGCTCTTCGACCCACGCGATTTCGGTTTCGACCATGAACTGTTTCATATCCTCATGAGCGGCCACCGGGGATTCCGCTACAGGGATTGCGACAGTGCCGGCTTCGATTTTTTGCGAATCAGGTAATGGTTCGCCCTTGCCACCTCGTTGCAGCGTCACGCCAGCAAACTCAATGGGAATGGCAGAACTTCCAAAGCTGAACTGAAAACCAACTTCGTTTTCAATCGTTTCCTTCGGCAGAATGATCCGCGTCACCTTCGTCCATTCTGGGCCGGCCTCAAGCATTTCAAATAGTCCGACGTCTCTCCATTCACCGCCCAGCGAACTGCTTAGTTCCACTTGATACGAACGAGGCTCGTCGGCGCGAACCCAATAAGTAAGCGTAAGCGGTTGGCCAGCTTGAGTGGATAGTTCCTTAAACCTAAGTTGCAGATGATGGTTCTGTTCAGTTGCTTGCAGCGGTTCAAAGCGAATGCCACGATCTTTTCCATCGAGTTCACTTGGCCCTGCAACCGAAAGACTTCGTGGCAATTCGTCGGGATTCTTGGAGACCTGCCAATCGCCCAGGTCTTCGTTCCAACTGTTCATTGCGATCACATGCTCACCCATCTCTGGCGTTCGCTGCTGCCAAGATTTCGTCATGGATTCGGTGTCGCCGTATCGTCCGACCAGCCATTGATTCCACGCTGCGGTAAAGGAGTCCTGGAACCGTTCGGGCAACCGCCGATAGAGCGAGTAACCTTGTTGGCTGAAATAGTTCTCGTTAAGCATTTCGACCAAAGCGATTCCGGGATCATCGACCCTCGCTAAGCCATCGCGGTAGGGGTTTTGGTGAGTTAGCATTGCTTCGCAGTACTCTTTTACCTTGGCCTGTACCGATGCGTCGTAATACATCACCCATTTGTTGGAACTCGCCCACCAAGGCGCGCCCGGTCCGAGTTGAGGAAAGCCCTCCTCTGAGGTCAATTGACGGCTGACATGCAAGTTGATGTCGGCATAGATGCCGTTCTCGTGCAACCGAGCCAAGAGATAATCGAGCCGGTCGACCATCTCGGGGTCGAGTTGGCGTTTGCCATCTTTGAATTCGGCGGACCAGATTCCACTGGGGGCACTCTGGCTGTCCATATGATGAAATCGGACCGCGTTGACGCCCAGTTTCGCGAGGTGCGGTGCAAGCACGTCGGCATTCTTATGGTCAGGAAAGTTTCCCGAAAAGCAAAGGTTCACACCCCAAAACTTGATTCGTTTGTCACCGACAACGAATTGCCCATCTTGGACGCGAACAAAACCTTCCTTTCCGGCGGGGGCGTCAAGCAAATTTGCGCGACTGGTGACGTTTTCAACAACGTCATCTCCGGGGACAACAAAGTCAAATCGTTGGGCAGTCAAGACGGTCGGTGCGACCACAAGACACGCCAATGCAAACAGGTGTCGAAAGGCGGAAAGACTGAATGAGGTCATCACGACGTAAATGGGTATGAGGAAAGCAAAGCGTCGATTGAGAAGCATCAATTGAATTGCATCAGAGAAAAGGCCCCAGCAAGAATGAATAGCATTTAAAAACATGGGGGCTAAACCGAACGGTGATCTGCTGGAACATCTTGCAACGCGTGATCAGGAAGTTCGAATGAACCAGCCAATAACTCACGGTCTTCGTTGACGAGTTCGGGAAATCTTGCGGGTAGTACTTCGACGGCGAAGATTTCCTGAACCGCATCTTCGAATTTAACAAAACCAATCGTTTGGCCCGTTTCAATGTTAATCACCCAAACGCCACAGTCACGCTCTTCAATGGCGCGTTCTGCGATTGGAATGCCTCCGAATACCGCGGATTCACGAACTTGCGACAATCCGACAAACGCTAGTGGGCCTGCAAAGGAAAGTCCGCGAGTGAAGCCGCCTAGCGTCGCGATGCTCTCAAACTTTCCGGTGTCCAAATTGACATAGCCAAAACTGCCGGTTCCCGATTCGAGCAACCACAATTTCCCGCGATACCAACGAGGGCTGTGCGGCATCGATAAACCCCGAGCAACAATTTCGTTGCTTGCGATATCGATCAGGATTCCGCCATCGCGTTTGTTGTCCCTCCATCCGCCAGCAGTGTTAGTCTCGCCGAGTGCCGTGACATGGGAGACTCGACCGTCAAGCGTAGCCAACCCGTTGACGTGACAGACATCCGTCGGCACGTAACTGGATACGAACGAAGGACGCCAAACGGGATCAAAGCAATACGTGTCGCTGCGGCGACAAAGGCACGAGAACCTCGTGTTGACGAACCACAGTTCAGATTGAGTGGGATTGGTCGAGTCACCCACCCATGCCATTTCGTGGATCTGAATGTCACCGGTCCAATGCGTAGTGCGAGGCAAGAAGCATGCATCATGCTGGTTAGCACCACTCTCTTCCTTTTGATTGACCTTAGCGCAAACGGCCGGCAGATTGTGGAACTCCCAAATGCTAGTGCCCGCACCGACGGCGATGCGATTGGGCTGCACCGCCACGCCCATCGGTTTATCGAACAGCCGAAAGTGGGTATTCAGTACGTCGCCCTGCCCTCGCAGCATCACCAACCGACCGGCTTGGTAGGTGCTGACCAAGACCGAAATTCCCAAGGATGCAAAAATGTCCGGCAAGTTTGACGTGTGCACGCTGCG from Rubripirellula amarantea encodes:
- a CDS encoding TIGR03032 family protein yields the protein MHTSNLPDIFASLGISVLVSTYQAGRLVMLRGQGDVLNTHFRLFDKPMGVAVQPNRIAVGAGTSIWEFHNLPAVCAKVNQKEESGANQHDACFLPRTTHWTGDIQIHEMAWVGDSTNPTQSELWFVNTRFSCLCRRSDTYCFDPVWRPSFVSSYVPTDVCHVNGLATLDGRVSHVTALGETNTAGGWRDNKRDGGILIDIASNEIVARGLSMPHSPRWYRGKLWLLESGTGSFGYVNLDTGKFESIATLGGFTRGLSFAGPLAFVGLSQVRESAVFGGIPIAERAIEERDCGVWVINIETGQTIGFVKFEDAVQEIFAVEVLPARFPELVNEDRELLAGSFELPDHALQDVPADHRSV